One window from the genome of Microscilla marina ATCC 23134 encodes:
- a CDS encoding nucleotidyltransferase family protein — protein sequence MKPTLIVLAAGMGSRYGGLKQLDRLGVSGETLMDYALYDAARSGFGKVVFVIRRDFEQAFCTKVLAPLQLDIEVCYVFQETEINLNGEIIQREKPWGTGHALLAAKNEVTGTFAVINADDFYGQEAFATLANYLINLPPNSSEYALIGYVLQNTLSDNGTVSRGVCQVNETGYLTNIVERKKIWKSPQGIFCTDEKGKQIALDGNSLVSMNLWGGNKEVFDVLAAQFPAFVQAHKNDPKAEFLIPEVFAGMVANQTAQVKVLRSDAHWIGVTYKEDKPEAMQKLKALTDKGAYPANLWN from the coding sequence ATGAAACCAACCCTTATTGTATTAGCCGCAGGCATGGGCAGTCGCTACGGAGGACTCAAGCAACTGGATCGCTTGGGTGTTTCGGGCGAAACTTTGATGGACTATGCGTTGTACGATGCCGCCCGCAGTGGTTTTGGTAAAGTAGTATTTGTGATTCGTCGTGACTTTGAACAAGCTTTTTGTACAAAGGTATTGGCTCCGTTACAACTTGACATAGAGGTATGCTATGTTTTTCAGGAAACTGAAATAAATTTAAATGGCGAAATTATCCAACGCGAAAAGCCTTGGGGAACCGGGCATGCATTGCTTGCGGCTAAAAACGAGGTAACGGGTACTTTTGCGGTAATCAATGCCGATGATTTTTATGGGCAAGAGGCTTTTGCTACGCTGGCCAATTATTTGATTAATTTGCCTCCGAACAGCTCTGAATATGCGCTGATAGGATATGTACTACAAAATACCCTTTCAGACAATGGTACTGTGTCGCGGGGGGTATGCCAGGTAAATGAGACAGGCTACCTGACCAACATTGTAGAGCGTAAAAAGATATGGAAAAGCCCGCAAGGCATTTTTTGTACCGATGAAAAAGGCAAACAAATAGCCCTTGACGGCAATAGCCTGGTATCGATGAATTTGTGGGGAGGTAATAAAGAAGTATTTGATGTGCTGGCAGCACAGTTTCCGGCATTTGTACAAGCCCACAAAAACGATCCGAAAGCTGAGTTTTTGATTCCTGAAGTATTTGCGGGCATGGTGGCCAACCAAACCGCCCAGGTAAAAGTATTGCGCAGCGACGCTCATTGGATTGGGGTTACTTATAAAGAAGATAAACCTGAAGCTATGCAAAAACTAAAAGCATTGACTGATAAGGGTGCTTACCCTGCTAATTTATGGAACTAG
- a CDS encoding methylated-DNA--[protein]-cysteine S-methyltransferase, whose protein sequence is MEDQLHQFMYQSPIGELEIIGNDAGIQAILFVDNTTETVLPNAPANVVPTHLPKVLQACVTQLDEYFMGKREAFDLLLNPQGTGFQRRVWEALCQIPLGQISTYKKIAKAIELPKGAQAVGGANGQNPLSIVVPCHRVIGSNGTLTGYAGGLWRKSWLLKHEKVKLPGTQLSLI, encoded by the coding sequence ATGGAGGATCAATTGCACCAATTTATGTATCAGTCGCCCATTGGTGAACTGGAAATCATTGGCAATGACGCAGGCATACAAGCTATTTTATTTGTAGACAATACCACCGAAACCGTTTTGCCCAATGCACCTGCCAACGTTGTGCCCACTCATTTGCCCAAGGTGTTACAAGCTTGTGTAACCCAACTAGATGAATATTTTATGGGCAAACGTGAGGCATTTGATCTTTTGCTCAACCCACAAGGTACGGGGTTTCAGCGCAGGGTGTGGGAGGCTTTGTGCCAAATACCCTTAGGACAAATAAGTACTTATAAGAAAATAGCCAAAGCTATAGAACTACCCAAAGGAGCCCAGGCAGTAGGCGGCGCCAATGGACAAAACCCTCTCTCTATAGTAGTACCTTGCCATCGGGTAATTGGCAGCAATGGTACCCTTACTGGCTACGCCGGGGGATTATGGCGTAAGTCGTGGTTGCTAAAACACGAAAAGGTAAAGCTACCTGGCACCCAATTGTCATTAATTTAA
- a CDS encoding DUF1579 family protein gives MIHSFITLLVTVVSLQTATIPPTQKEVPLDKRFDFWVGKWNATWKNADGTVGKATNEITRILNGKVIKENFIISNDPKMKGFHGLSFSVYNPNNKTWKQTWVDNQGAYLDFVGKFDGNKRIFERSFTGTKGKYKGKIIKQRMVFYNIKADSFDWDWEASLDKGKTWKLNWRIKYTKIK, from the coding sequence ATGATACATTCTTTCATTACTTTACTTGTTACGGTGGTATCTTTACAAACGGCTACCATACCTCCTACCCAAAAAGAGGTGCCGCTCGACAAAAGATTTGACTTTTGGGTGGGTAAATGGAACGCCACCTGGAAAAATGCAGATGGTACTGTAGGCAAGGCTACCAACGAGATTACCCGTATCTTAAACGGCAAGGTGATCAAAGAAAACTTTATAATCAGCAACGACCCAAAAATGAAAGGCTTTCACGGCTTGAGTTTTTCAGTGTACAACCCTAACAACAAAACCTGGAAACAAACCTGGGTAGACAACCAGGGAGCTTACCTCGATTTTGTAGGAAAGTTTGATGGGAACAAGCGTATTTTTGAGCGGTCTTTTACGGGTACTAAAGGCAAATATAAGGGTAAAATCATTAAGCAACGTATGGTATTTTACAACATCAAAGCCGATAGTTTCGACTGGGACTGGGAGGCGTCGCTTGACAAGGGCAAAACCTGGAAGTTGAACTGGAGAATAAAGTATACCAAAATAAAATAA
- the uvrB gene encoding excinuclease ABC subunit UvrB, giving the protein MYKLVSDFDPMGDQPKAIEQLIHGIKNGEKAQTLLGVTGSGKTFTAANVVAQLNRPTLVLSHNKTLAAQLYGEFKQFFPDNAVEYFISYYDYYQPEAFLPTTGTYIEKDLSINSEIEKLRLSATSALLSGRRDVLVVASVSCIYGIGNPEEFGKNVISLKVGDEISRNKFLFALVDILYSRTEAGFERGNFRVKGDTIDIFVAYDDFAFRIFFFGDEVEAIHRIDPETNQKLSEETAISIFPANLFVTGQDVLHQAIKEIQDDMVKQVLYFEKENRVEEAKRIKERTEFDLEMMRELGYCSGVENYSRYFDRRNPGSRPFCLLDYFPDDYLLFIDESHVTLPQIRGMYGGDRSRKTNLVDYGFRLPSALDNRPLNFQEFETMMNQVIYISATPAEYELEKSEGVIVEQLIRPTGVIDPEIFVRPSLNQIDDLLEEIDATLKDDGRVLVTTLTKRMAEELSKYLDRLDINCTYIHSDVKPLERVEILRQLRLGEIDVLIGVNLLREGLDLPEVSLVAIIDADKEGFLRNERSLIQTIGRAARNEKGKVILYADKMTGSMERAMNETQRRRKVQDEYNKKHNITPKTVRKSKEAIMGQTNVADKRKKAGANYYTAPDTINMAADPVVSYMTQDDLQKLIKTTQKAMEKAAKDLDFMEAARLRDELADLKTMLKK; this is encoded by the coding sequence ATGTATAAATTAGTATCTGATTTTGACCCAATGGGCGACCAGCCTAAGGCAATAGAACAATTGATTCATGGAATAAAAAACGGTGAAAAAGCACAAACCCTACTGGGAGTAACTGGTTCGGGTAAAACATTTACTGCTGCCAATGTGGTAGCCCAACTCAACCGCCCTACTTTGGTGCTCAGCCATAACAAAACCCTGGCGGCACAGTTATACGGCGAGTTCAAACAGTTTTTTCCCGACAATGCCGTTGAGTACTTTATTTCTTATTATGATTATTATCAACCCGAAGCGTTTTTGCCTACTACAGGTACTTATATCGAAAAGGACTTGTCTATCAACAGCGAAATAGAAAAGCTTCGCCTGAGTGCTACCTCAGCTTTGTTGTCGGGCAGGCGCGATGTATTGGTGGTAGCTTCGGTATCGTGTATTTACGGTATTGGCAACCCAGAGGAGTTTGGCAAAAACGTGATCAGCCTAAAGGTAGGCGATGAGATAAGCCGTAACAAGTTCTTGTTTGCCTTGGTAGACATTCTCTATAGTCGTACTGAAGCGGGTTTTGAGCGGGGTAACTTTAGGGTAAAAGGCGACACGATTGATATTTTTGTAGCGTATGATGACTTTGCTTTTAGAATTTTCTTTTTTGGCGACGAGGTAGAAGCAATTCACCGCATTGATCCCGAAACCAACCAAAAGTTATCTGAAGAAACAGCCATTTCTATATTTCCGGCAAACTTGTTTGTAACCGGGCAAGATGTATTGCACCAGGCAATCAAAGAGATTCAGGATGATATGGTAAAGCAGGTGTTGTATTTTGAAAAAGAAAACCGGGTAGAAGAAGCCAAACGAATCAAAGAAAGAACAGAGTTTGACCTGGAAATGATGCGCGAACTGGGTTACTGTTCTGGGGTAGAAAACTATTCGCGTTATTTTGATCGTCGCAACCCTGGGTCGCGCCCTTTCTGCTTGCTCGATTATTTTCCTGACGATTACTTGTTGTTCATTGACGAGAGCCACGTTACTTTGCCCCAAATACGCGGCATGTATGGGGGTGACCGTTCGCGTAAGACCAACCTGGTAGATTATGGCTTTAGGCTACCTTCGGCGCTTGACAACCGCCCACTCAACTTTCAGGAGTTTGAAACTATGATGAATCAGGTGATTTATATAAGTGCTACACCCGCTGAGTATGAACTCGAAAAGTCGGAAGGGGTCATTGTAGAACAGTTGATTCGCCCAACTGGGGTAATCGATCCGGAGATTTTTGTGCGCCCCAGCCTCAATCAAATAGATGACCTGCTGGAAGAAATAGATGCTACACTCAAAGATGATGGGCGGGTGTTGGTAACTACCCTGACCAAACGCATGGCAGAAGAACTAAGCAAGTACCTCGACCGATTGGACATTAATTGTACTTATATTCACTCGGATGTGAAACCGCTGGAACGGGTAGAGATTTTGCGTCAGTTGCGTTTGGGCGAAATAGATGTACTCATTGGGGTAAACTTGCTGCGGGAGGGGCTCGACTTGCCCGAAGTATCGCTGGTGGCAATTATAGATGCTGACAAAGAAGGTTTTTTACGCAACGAACGTTCGCTGATTCAGACCATAGGGCGGGCAGCTCGTAACGAAAAAGGGAAGGTAATTTTGTATGCCGACAAAATGACGGGATCGATGGAACGTGCCATGAACGAAACCCAACGCCGTCGCAAGGTTCAGGATGAGTACAACAAAAAACACAACATTACCCCCAAAACTGTACGCAAAAGCAAAGAAGCGATTATGGGGCAAACCAATGTTGCAGACAAGCGCAAGAAAGCGGGGGCAAATTATTATACAGCTCCTGATACTATAAATATGGCTGCCGACCCAGTGGTGAGCTATATGACCCAAGACGACTTGCAGAAGCTTATCAAAACAACCCAAAAGGCGATGGAAAAGGCAGCCAAAGACCTCGATTTTATGGAAGCAGCTCGTCTACGCGACGAATTGGCTGATTTGAAGACAATGCTGAAGAAGTAA